The proteins below are encoded in one region of Campylobacter rectus:
- a CDS encoding DUF4299 family protein: MSITFFVKNKKKFLVGLAPVMSVEEALRLVPNLSQFNADEDDEEFDADGFYGAKLSELDCLVAGTDGLSGRGFEIGYEDGAYNVRIGTPSTRTDWKIALEYLKNLAIKMDGEIVSEDGEKFSAQNIESFNYEHDIRAGLEAIEQNLQKEAQISTIYGIRNEVSFDKKIMTRILGAKDPAGEFSKFVTDIQNIDAYFANQMFYRRNDNGEIIGQYVLSQGVVTALPYEPSVEYKNLQMLGDEKVARWSVAIFGGEGDDEEKYEILATLKYENFIQNLPKVKYEFIDAKNIVVSAFSKAEFDELIAKCGEEGLAD, translated from the coding sequence ATGAGCATCACCTTTTTCGTCAAAAATAAAAAGAAGTTTCTAGTCGGCCTTGCGCCCGTGATGAGCGTAGAGGAGGCGCTGCGCCTGGTGCCGAATTTATCGCAGTTTAACGCGGACGAGGATGACGAAGAGTTTGACGCCGATGGCTTTTACGGCGCGAAGCTAAGCGAGCTTGACTGCCTCGTTGCCGGCACGGACGGACTTAGCGGACGCGGCTTTGAGATCGGCTACGAGGACGGCGCATATAACGTCCGCATCGGCACGCCAAGCACCCGCACGGACTGGAAAATCGCTCTAGAGTATCTAAAAAACCTAGCCATAAAAATGGACGGCGAAATCGTGAGCGAGGACGGAGAGAAATTTAGCGCGCAAAATATCGAAAGCTTTAACTATGAGCACGATATACGCGCGGGGCTGGAGGCGATAGAGCAAAATTTGCAAAAAGAGGCGCAAATCAGCACTATTTACGGCATAAGAAACGAAGTGTCGTTTGATAAAAAGATCATGACTCGCATCCTTGGCGCGAAGGATCCCGCAGGCGAATTTAGCAAATTCGTAACCGATATCCAAAACATAGACGCGTATTTTGCAAATCAGATGTTTTATCGCAGAAACGATAACGGCGAGATCATCGGACAGTACGTCCTGTCGCAAGGCGTCGTTACCGCGCTGCCGTATGAGCCTAGCGTAGAATATAAAAATTTGCAAATGCTAGGCGACGAAAAAGTCGCGCGCTGGTCGGTCGCGATATTTGGCGGAGAGGGCGATGATGAGGAAAAATACGAGATCCTAGCGACGCTGAAATATGAAAATTTCATCCAAAATTTGCCAAAAGTTAAATACGAATTTATCGACGCGAAAAATATCGTCGTAAGCGCGTTTAGTAAAGCAGAATTTGACGAGCTAATCGCAAAATGCGGCGAAGAGGGGCTAGCGGACTAA
- a CDS encoding tetratricopeptide repeat protein — MKKTVITLCAFAITAAFGISNADYDKFIALDDSGRYKEALALIKPQAEAGDGRAAALVGYLNEVRFNNIGEGVRWYKKGMELNDSLAHSNMARIYYRMTDYKLAAKTYEKASQLGDTSADASLGNMYLNGIYFKRDYKKALVYIQKAVADNDPHALTDLAICYENSYGVARDMNKAIELYKRGAAGGNEYAKRALERLQ; from the coding sequence ATGAAAAAGACGGTAATAACACTATGCGCATTTGCGATCACTGCAGCGTTTGGGATATCTAACGCAGATTATGATAAATTTATAGCGCTGGACGATAGCGGAAGATATAAAGAGGCCTTGGCATTGATCAAGCCGCAAGCCGAGGCGGGCGACGGCAGGGCTGCTGCGCTCGTAGGCTATCTCAATGAGGTGAGATTCAATAATATCGGCGAAGGCGTGAGGTGGTATAAAAAGGGCATGGAGCTAAACGACAGCCTCGCCCACTCCAATATGGCGCGGATCTACTACCGTATGACGGACTATAAGCTAGCCGCAAAGACTTATGAAAAGGCAAGCCAGCTAGGCGACACGAGCGCGGATGCGTCACTAGGAAATATGTATCTAAACGGAATATATTTTAAAAGAGACTATAAAAAAGCGCTCGTCTATATCCAAAAAGCCGTTGCCGACAACGACCCGCACGCTCTAACCGATCTAGCTATATGCTACGAGAACAGCTACGGCGTCGCAAGGGATATGAACAAAGCCATAGAGCTCTACAAGCGCGGAGCGGCAGGCGGTAACGAATACGCCAAAAGGGCGCTAGAGAGGTTGCAGTAA